The following coding sequences are from one Brienomyrus brachyistius isolate T26 chromosome 2, BBRACH_0.4, whole genome shotgun sequence window:
- the LOC125715635 gene encoding splicing factor U2AF 65 kDa subunit-like isoform X2 — MSDFDEFEKQLSENRQEREKERHKKRSRSRSLSRGEKHRRWSKDSRGRSHEKRSSSRDRKGRDRRSSSREHKKHSYSPRRSRKKRTYKYWDVPPPGFEHITPMQYKAMQAAGQIPTIALLATSTTSGVAVTPTQVPMVGSQMTRQARRLYVGNIPFGLTEEAMADFFNTQMRLAGLCQGPTNPVLAVQINQDKNFAFLEFRSMDETTQAMAFDGIIFQGQSLKIRRPHDYRPLPGISEQPAFHVPGVVSTVVPDSPHKLFVGGLPNYLSDDQVKELLTSFGPLKAFNLVKDSATSLSKGYAFCEYVDISATDQAVAGLNGMQLGDKKLIVQRASVGAKNANATAIIETPVTLQVPGLQRLQSSGMPTEVLCLLNMVMPEELVDDEDYEEILEDIREECCKYGNVRSIEIPRPVDGVEVPGCGKVGPVLSCTSGKKKTSVGTKHRLMGAFLAQKCFENGIIFCVRKTI; from the exons agcgggagaaggagcgacacaagaagcgtagccgcagccggtctctgagccgtggcgagaagcaccgccgctggagcaaggactccagggggcggagtcacgagaagcgcagcagcagccgcgaccgcaagggtcgtgaccgacggagcagctcacgcgagcacaagaagcacag ctactctcctcggagaagccgtaagaaaaggacatacaagtactgggatgttccccctccgggattcgagcacatcacccccatgcagtacaaggcaatgcaag ctgcagggcagatccccacgatagctttactggcaacatccaccaccagcggcgtggcagtgacgcccacccaggtgccgatggtcggcagccagatgacccggcaggccaggcggctttatgtcggcaacatccccttcggcctgacggag gaggccatggcggatttcttcaatacccagatgcgattggctggcttatgtcaaggtcccaccaatcccgtcctcgctgttcagataaaccaggacaagaactttgccttccttgaa tttcggtccatggatgagaccacgcaggcaatggccttcgacggcatcattttccagggtcagtcgttaaaaatcaggcggccccacgactatcgccccctgcctggcatctcagagcagcccgccttccacgtaccag gggtcgtctccaccgtggttccagactcgccacacaagctctttgtcggaggcctgcccaactatctcagtgacgatcag gtgaaggaactcttgacgtcgttcggacctcttaaggccttcaaccttgtgaaggacagtgccacgtcactgtctaagggttatgctttctgtgaatacgtggacatcagtgccactgaccag gccgtggctggactcaatggcatgcagctcggagacaagaagctcatcgtccagcgggcaagcgtgggggctaagaatgccaacgct acggccatcatcgagacgccggtgacgctgcaggttccagggctgcagcggctgcagagctccggcatgcccacggaggtgctgtgcctcctcaacatggtcatgcccgaggagctggtggacgacgaggactacgaggagatcctggaggacatccgggaggagtgttgcaagtacggcaacgtgcgctccatcgagattccgcggcccgtcgatggcgtggaggtgcctggctgtggcaaggtgggacccgtactctcctgtaccagtggcaaaaagaagacctctgtaggcactaaacacaggctcatgggagcatttcttgcacaaaagtgttttgaaaacggaataattttttgtgtaagaaaaacaatctga
- the LOC125715635 gene encoding splicing factor U2AF 65 kDa subunit-like isoform X1, whose product MSDFDEFEKQLSENRQAAAGSPKTDRFEREKERHKKRSRSRSLSRGEKHRRWSKDSRGRSHEKRSSSRDRKGRDRRSSSREHKKHSYSPRRSRKKRTYKYWDVPPPGFEHITPMQYKAMQAAGQIPTIALLATSTTSGVAVTPTQVPMVGSQMTRQARRLYVGNIPFGLTEEAMADFFNTQMRLAGLCQGPTNPVLAVQINQDKNFAFLEFRSMDETTQAMAFDGIIFQGQSLKIRRPHDYRPLPGISEQPAFHVPGVVSTVVPDSPHKLFVGGLPNYLSDDQVKELLTSFGPLKAFNLVKDSATSLSKGYAFCEYVDISATDQAVAGLNGMQLGDKKLIVQRASVGAKNANATAIIETPVTLQVPGLQRLQSSGMPTEVLCLLNMVMPEELVDDEDYEEILEDIREECCKYGNVRSIEIPRPVDGVEVPGCGKVGPVLSCTSGKKKTSVGTKHRLMGAFLAQKCFENGIIFCVRKTI is encoded by the exons agcgggagaaggagcgacacaagaagcgtagccgcagccggtctctgagccgtggcgagaagcaccgccgctggagcaaggactccagggggcggagtcacgagaagcgcagcagcagccgcgaccgcaagggtcgtgaccgacggagcagctcacgcgagcacaagaagcacag ctactctcctcggagaagccgtaagaaaaggacatacaagtactgggatgttccccctccgggattcgagcacatcacccccatgcagtacaaggcaatgcaag ctgcagggcagatccccacgatagctttactggcaacatccaccaccagcggcgtggcagtgacgcccacccaggtgccgatggtcggcagccagatgacccggcaggccaggcggctttatgtcggcaacatccccttcggcctgacggag gaggccatggcggatttcttcaatacccagatgcgattggctggcttatgtcaaggtcccaccaatcccgtcctcgctgttcagataaaccaggacaagaactttgccttccttgaa tttcggtccatggatgagaccacgcaggcaatggccttcgacggcatcattttccagggtcagtcgttaaaaatcaggcggccccacgactatcgccccctgcctggcatctcagagcagcccgccttccacgtaccag gggtcgtctccaccgtggttccagactcgccacacaagctctttgtcggaggcctgcccaactatctcagtgacgatcag gtgaaggaactcttgacgtcgttcggacctcttaaggccttcaaccttgtgaaggacagtgccacgtcactgtctaagggttatgctttctgtgaatacgtggacatcagtgccactgaccag gccgtggctggactcaatggcatgcagctcggagacaagaagctcatcgtccagcgggcaagcgtgggggctaagaatgccaacgct acggccatcatcgagacgccggtgacgctgcaggttccagggctgcagcggctgcagagctccggcatgcccacggaggtgctgtgcctcctcaacatggtcatgcccgaggagctggtggacgacgaggactacgaggagatcctggaggacatccgggaggagtgttgcaagtacggcaacgtgcgctccatcgagattccgcggcccgtcgatggcgtggaggtgcctggctgtggcaaggtgggacccgtactctcctgtaccagtggcaaaaagaagacctctgtaggcactaaacacaggctcatgggagcatttcttgcacaaaagtgttttgaaaacggaataattttttgtgtaagaaaaacaatctga
- the LOC125715668 gene encoding uncharacterized protein LOC125715668, producing the protein MQPVDRREIKQPSAMGTIPKKPSALPSSPIITRSRDPTLYPVRDLATAKVRWHPRNEGIDIDSEEEEIELQCPLVEVANPNREPDGRPETMLVYRPWTAEDRTAALKGIPPVDEGVPEFWTAILELQSSFHLNGREMFQCLRQLFNHKWGKVAGDFTGHGPDNQPLAHNSQALQQSMQQLHGRIETVFMRRADYGRIAQCKQKDGEEPEDFMDRMRVVFRGNSGIPYNEENGGVYQQQLKRAFITGLKPELKRYIDKHWVHQNTGSVQQALEYAQHAHTAQKQKSDAVFAANDTVAIIHMNPPGRGGFRGRSRGRGRGRGAFRSNQRNLLQQDNTCWTCGKLGHLARQCRTKFINNPNSTENQ; encoded by the coding sequence atgcaacccgtagatagaagggaaataaaacaaccatcagctatgggcacaataccaaagaagccatcagctcttccttcttcccccattataactaggagtagagatcctacgttataccctgtgcgcgatctagctactgctaaggttcgatggcatccgcgaaatgaaggcattgatattgatagtgaagaggaagaaatagaattacaatgccccctagtggaggtggcaaaccctaatagagagccagatggacgacctgaaacaatgttagtctatagaccatggacagctgaagatagaacggcagcattaaagggaatacctcctgttgatgaaggggtaccagaattttggacagcaatattggaactacagagcagtttccacctgaatggtagagaaatgttccaatgtttaagacagctgttcaatcataaatggggaaaagtagcaggagactttactggtcatggaccagacaatcaaccacttgcacataattcacaagctctgcaacagagtatgcagcaattacatggaaggatagagacagtgtttatgagacgagcagattatggcagaattgcacaatgcaagcaaaaagatggagaagagccagaggattttatggataggatgagagtggtgtttagagggaattcaggaattccttataatgaggaaaatggaggagtttatcagcaacagttaaaacgtgcgttcatcacagggctaaaacctgaactgaagagatacatagataaacattgggtacatcagaatactggttcagtacagcaagccctagaatatgcccaacacgcccatacagcacaaaaacagaaatcagacgcagtgtttgctgctaatgatactgttgcaataatacatatgaatcctccggggaggggagggttcagaggaaggtcacgaggccgaggaagggggagaggtgcttttaggagcaatcagcgaaatttattacagcaagataacacttgctggacatgcggaaaacttgggcacttagctaggcaatgtagaaccaagtttataaacaacccaaattccacagagaatcaatga